The bacterium genome has a window encoding:
- a CDS encoding glycosyltransferase family 4 protein: MNKNKKILIATPLYPPQVGGPATRTALLEKKFPELGFPISIAKFGDVLRFPKIVRHIFYFFLVLFKGIRADIILAQDPVSVGLPSLFAAKILRKKFVLIIVGDYAWEQGSQRSGVTDLLDAFSTEYDKYPLLVRILKKTQFFVAYHADKIIVPSFYLKKIIINWGIGKDKINVVYNSFDAPSLPGEKESIRKKLGLTGHMLVSAGRLVPWKGFAKLITFVMPKLISKYPDTRLYIVGEGPDKSYLETLINQNKMDKNIVLIGRKPQGELFEYIRAADAFVLNTSYEGMSHQLLEVMALETPIVTTDAGGNKEIIVDGVNGMLTRYDEGDKITDAILRVFEDKNWTQQLVLNGKQKIKDFSEERMLSELAKELG; encoded by the coding sequence ATGAACAAAAATAAAAAAATCCTCATCGCAACTCCGTTATACCCTCCGCAAGTGGGAGGACCCGCAACACGCACCGCTCTTCTGGAGAAAAAATTTCCAGAACTTGGATTTCCTATATCTATTGCCAAATTTGGCGACGTGCTGCGTTTCCCGAAGATTGTAAGGCATATTTTTTATTTCTTTCTCGTTTTATTCAAAGGCATTCGGGCGGATATTATCCTTGCCCAAGATCCGGTGAGCGTCGGGCTGCCGTCACTGTTTGCGGCAAAAATACTTAGGAAAAAATTCGTGCTTATTATTGTCGGTGACTATGCGTGGGAGCAAGGGTCTCAAAGATCTGGAGTGACCGACCTTCTCGATGCTTTCTCGACGGAATATGACAAATACCCTCTTTTGGTGCGTATTTTGAAAAAAACTCAATTTTTTGTCGCGTATCATGCGGATAAAATCATTGTTCCAAGTTTTTATCTCAAAAAAATCATTATAAATTGGGGCATTGGGAAAGATAAAATAAATGTTGTCTATAATTCTTTCGACGCTCCGTCACTTCCGGGAGAAAAAGAATCAATACGCAAGAAACTGGGACTCACCGGCCATATGCTGGTAAGCGCCGGCCGTCTCGTCCCATGGAAGGGGTTTGCCAAACTCATCACATTTGTAATGCCAAAGCTCATTTCCAAATATCCGGATACCAGACTTTATATTGTCGGTGAAGGACCGGATAAATCCTATCTGGAAACATTGATTAATCAAAATAAGATGGATAAGAATATCGTACTCATAGGCAGGAAGCCGCAGGGTGAACTTTTTGAATATATAAGAGCCGCTGATGCATTTGTATTGAATACTTCCTATGAAGGAATGTCGCATCAGCTCCTCGAGGTTATGGCGCTTGAAACCCCGATAGTAACAACAGATGCCGGAGGGAATAAGGAAATAATTGTCGATGGGGTAAACGGCATGCTCACTCGTTACGATGAAGGAGACAAAATTACCGATGCAATTCTTCGAGTATTTGAAGACAAGAACTGGACACAGCAGCTTGTTTTAAACGGCAAGCAGAAAATAAAAGATTTCAGTGAGGAAAGGATGCTGTCGGAACTTGCAAAAGAACTTGGTTAA
- a CDS encoding NAD-dependent epimerase/dehydratase family protein — MKILVTGVAGAIGSHLAERLLGLGHEVVGIDALTDYYSPEIKKINAKDVEEKGGKIFFKNLVNDPIDNIVRGVDVIFNMAAQPGISATTPFEDYLNNNIVATERLLQSSKKSSKLKMFFQASTSSVYGVRADGDETTEPKPTSYYGVTKLAAEQLAMSYYRDLEIPVSVLRFFSVYGERERPEKFYHRLIKSILENKEVSFFTGSEYHVRSYTYVGDIVDGCILALNNLEKVNGEIFNMGSDKTATTGEGMQIVEKIMGQKAKLKILPRRRGDQFETSAHIGKIKALLGYSPRVSLEEGLAAEIKWYKGKIFNKIKQ; from the coding sequence ATGAAAATTTTGGTGACGGGAGTAGCCGGTGCAATAGGTTCTCACTTAGCTGAGCGCCTTTTAGGCTTGGGGCATGAAGTTGTCGGCATTGACGCGTTAACCGATTATTATTCTCCGGAAATCAAAAAAATTAACGCAAAAGATGTTGAAGAAAAAGGCGGGAAGATTTTTTTTAAAAATTTAGTTAACGACCCTATTGATAATATTGTAAGAGGTGTCGATGTTATTTTTAACATGGCAGCGCAGCCGGGCATTTCCGCAACCACGCCATTTGAGGACTATTTGAACAACAACATTGTTGCAACGGAACGCTTGCTTCAATCATCCAAAAAATCTTCTAAACTTAAAATGTTTTTTCAGGCATCTACGTCTTCAGTATACGGAGTGCGTGCCGACGGTGATGAGACAACGGAACCAAAGCCTACATCCTATTATGGTGTAACCAAGCTTGCCGCGGAACAGCTCGCGATGTCATATTATCGTGACCTCGAAATCCCTGTTTCGGTTTTAAGATTCTTCTCGGTATATGGAGAGCGGGAGCGCCCGGAAAAGTTTTATCATCGTCTCATCAAATCAATCTTAGAAAACAAAGAAGTATCCTTTTTTACGGGCAGCGAGTACCACGTTCGTAGCTATACATATGTCGGAGATATCGTTGACGGCTGTATTTTGGCGCTTAACAATTTGGAAAAAGTTAATGGTGAAATTTTCAATATGGGAAGCGATAAAACGGCGACAACCGGAGAAGGAATGCAAATAGTCGAAAAAATTATGGGACAAAAAGCAAAACTCAAAATCCTTCCCCGCAGACGGGGGGATCAGTTTGAGACATCGGCTCATATCGGGAAAATCAAAGCCCTGTTGGGATATAGTCCTCGGGTTTCTTTGGAGGAGGGTTTGGCGGCTGAAATAAAATGGTACAAGGGAAAAATTTTTAATAAGATAAAGCAATGA